From a region of the Mercurialis annua linkage group LG1-X, ddMerAnnu1.2, whole genome shotgun sequence genome:
- the LOC126675520 gene encoding uncharacterized protein LOC126675520 — protein sequence MKRLHHKKSNELSRAVTSKRYIKSNELSRAVASRVGRHLPTSIAPPPPPPPPPPATLPRLESPPPPPPILPQPRAEASTTRPESSIRRPPPPLSVPPPPPIRESLAPSISNDENLETPVTPHSCTTPHPDVSLGSNTNYRHSSDVPFIYVKGERFLPNGNKISRNLCFAFKEKQDPEGYTWSSVNADVKQFYWQDFERRYSWNSNQEEVVKAAWNKVTRTHYNKTLSRWRKSWKKVEKIPQGVKQDVWDSWLKKWESDDWKKKSEQASKNRNSEPNGPGTGVAKHIGGSKSTMEHTTSMERENILVNTWNVFKKLHMRKDGSFVDSKSRDIWEKMEAALSLATQPLEDGTIPEIDIDQIYYNVVGGEKKRRVYGLGSQASIFYPQHLPSTTTSQSGSSTNDEVKKMMESLSEKEKAMAEKMQSLTQQQESLNQQQASLRKMQEDCLRLYETLQRDTPPN from the exons atgaaacgtttgcatcataaaaaatcaaatgaactATCACGAGCAGTAACATCAAAGCGTTATATAAAATCAAACGAATTGTCACGAGCAGTAGCGTCAAGAGTTGGACGACATTTACCAACATCGATAGCACCACCACCCCCACCGCCCCCACCACCTCCAGCAACACTACCACGATTAGAATCGCCGCCACCACCGCCACCAATACTACCACAACCACGAGCAGAAGCATCAACAACAAGACCAGAATCATCAATACGACGACCACCACCACCATTATCAGTACCGCCCCCACCACCTATACGAGAATCACTTGCTCCCTCAATAAGCAATGATGAAAATCTTGAGACTCCCGTTACACCACACTCTTGTACTACACCCCATCCTGATGTTTCTCTAGGATCCAACACAAACTATCGGCATTCATCAGATGTTCCTTTCATATATGTCAAGGGTGAAAG gtttCTTCCCAATGGCAATAAAATATCTCGAAATTTATGTTTTGCATTTAAAGAGAAGCAAGATCCAGAGGGATATACTTGGTCTTCTGTTAATGCGGATGTAAAACAATTTTATTGGCAGGATTTTGAG agaAGATACTCATGGAATTCAAATCAAGAAGAGGTTGTTAAGGCCGCATGGAATAAAGTTACGAGAACTCACTACAACAAAACACTTTCTAGGTGGAGGAAATCATGGAAAAAGGTGGAAAAAATACCCCAAGGTGTTAAACAAGATGTTTGGGATAGCTGGCTTAAAAAATGGGAATCAGATGACTGGAAAAAAAAATCGGAGCAAGCTTCAAAGAATAGAAATTCAGAACCAAATGGACCCGGTACCGGTGTTGCTAAGCATATAGGAGGTTCCAAATCTACTATGGAGCATACGACATCAATG GAAAGGGAAAATATTCTTGTGAATACATGGAATGTTTTCAAAAAGTTACATATGAGGAAAGATGGATCATTTGTTGATAGCAAATCACGTGATATTTGG GAGAAGATGGAAGCAGCTTTATCTCTTGCTACTCAGCCATTAGAAGATGGAACTATTCCAGAAATTGACATTGACCAGATTTATTATAATGTTGTTGGTGGTGAGAAGAAGAGGCGTGTATACGGACTGGGCTCTCAAGCGTCGATCTTTTATCCTCAACACTTGCCATCTACAACTACTTCTCAATCAGGTTCTTCGACTAATGATGAGGTGAAAAAGATGATGGAGTCTTTGTCTGAGAAAGAAAAAGCAATGGCAGAAAAGATGCAATCTCTGACCCAACAACAGGAGTCCTTGAACCAACAACAAGCGTCCCTTCGGAAAATGCAAGAAGATTGTTTACGACTCTATGAGACCTTACAGCGGGATACACCACCTAATTAA
- the LOC126663230 gene encoding uncharacterized protein LOC126663230 — MDREWMYVRLEDGYLHPRFAKGVEEFVEFAKRHPQFMDGAKIRCPCNHTKCRNKGYLDEVTVMCHLGKNGFMKNYYCWYNHGETYVPNLVRPDHNIDLENTCHQAETSDAGDLFRSMMDDVIGRASVLHPSEDVINPPHVSHSMEESPNMEAQRLYDMLKASEQELWEGNPGGHSQLSAVARLMNLKAEFHFSERLYDELCKFLSEVLPTDNVMTDSFYSTKKLVRKLGLPVEVIDCCKQGCMLFWNEDIGLNSCKVCGHPRFKKQGRGSNKRKINIPYMKMHYFPLTPRLQRLYASHATSNHMRWHGEHEWEEDGVMRHCSDSPAWKHFNEANPSFASEVRNVRLGLCTDGFQPFGQTGRQYSSWPVIVTPYNLPPGMCMKEEYMFLTAIIPGPKNPKDKLDVFLQPLIAELKHLWEVGVNTYDISVRQNFQMRAALMWTISDFPAYSMLSGWSTGGKLACPHCMGDSDAFSLTKGRKTSWFDNHRKFLPPDHSFRKNKKWFRKGEVVLKIAPDMQSGSEILDEIEHLGLKKVTDINAEEENVHISKLNCCGWKKRSIFWDLPYWSSNLIRHNLDVMHIEKNFFDNIFNTVMNVTGKTKDNAKSREDLKEFCDRPELHKDERTGKYPKASFTLDKKGKEELCNWVRELKFPDGYVSNMGRCVDMKKLKFYGMKSHDSHVFMQRLIPIAFRELLPANVWQVLTELSLFFKSLTSTVIRREDIIRLEQEIPIILCKLERIFPPSFFDSMEHLPIHLPHEARIAGPVQYRWMYPFERYLRRLKNNVTNKSQVEGSISNAYLVEETASFCAHYFKPTIHTRHRRAPRNDDGGVDLNAPPGMLSIFKHPGRSMGQAKSRYLEDKEYHAAHTYILLNCIEVKPYIHLYEDELRIYNPNITNNEVELKLENNFADWFEKYAHSEISNITNPIMQDLAKGPLHEVKWYSGYYVNGYKFHTEGHGSRRLTTNSGVCIRGSNSSTSELDFYGKLTEIIELDYPALPIKKVVLFKCSWFDPTPRLGIRVHPQLKLVDVNCRRVFNKYEPFIMAVQAEQVHYLRYPTSKRNDWLAVCKIKPRFVVEVPDRSDLPVSPTVLAYQEDSIEHHEVDSQVDVNETLVDPNDFVTEIDDVDDVENDGNSEKDLNDDDDDDHNDEDDCDDSDE; from the exons ATGGATCGAGAATGGATGTATGTTCGATTGGAAGATGGATATTTGCATCCACGATTCGCAAAAGGCGTGGAAGAATTTGTGGAATTTGCAAAAAGACATCCTCAATTCATGGATGGTGCGAAGATAAGATGCCCTTGTAATCATACGAAGTGTCGAAACAAGGGTTATCTTGATGAGGTGACAGTGATGTGTCATCTTGGAAAAAATGGATTCATGAAGAACTACTACTGCTGGTACAATCATGGAGAAACTTATGTACCAAATTTAGTCCGACCTGATCATAACATTGATTTAGAAAATACATGCCATCAAGCTGAAACCAGCGACGCTGGTGATTTATTTCGATCTATGATGGATGATGTTATTGGTCGTGCTAGTGTTCTTCATCCGAGCGAAGATGTCATTAATCCTCCTCATGTTTCCCATTCAATGGAAGAGAGCCCAAATATGGAAGCACAACGATTATATGACATGCTTAAGGCATCTGAACAAGAGTTGTGGGAAGGAAATCCAGGAGGACATTCTCAGTTATCTGCTGTTGCTAGGCTTATGAATTTGAAAGCGGAATTTCATTTTTCAGAAAGGTTATATGATGAACTCTGCAAATTTTTGTCAGAGGTACTGCCTACTGATAATGTAATGACTGATAGCTTTTATAGCACGAAGAAGTTGGTTCGGAAGTTGGGTTTACCAGTAGAAGTTATTGATTGTTGCAAGCAAGGATGTATGCTATTTTGGAATGAAGATATTGGCCTTAACAGCTGTAAGGTTTGTGGTCATCCTCGATTTAAAAAGCAAGGACGTGGTTCTAATAAGCgaaaaataaatataccttATATGAAGATGCATTATTTTCCGCTAACACCACGTCTACAGAGGTTGTATGCTTCACATGCAACTTCAAATCACATGAGGTGGCATGGTGAACATGAATGGGAAGAAGATGGTGTAATGCGCCATTGTTCAGATTCTCCTGCTTGGAAGCATTTTAATGAGGCAAATCCGTCATTTGCTTCCGAAGTTCGCAATGTTCGATTGGGGTTATGTACTGATGGATTTCAACCCTTTGGACAGACAGGGCGACAATATTCATCTTGGCCTGTTATAGTAACACCGTACAACTTACCGCCTGGTATGTGTATGAAAGAAGAGTACATGTTCTTGACGGCCATCATCCCTGGTCCAAAAAATCCGAAGGACAAGTTAGATGTTTTTTTGCAACCTCTAATTGCGGAGTTGAAACATTTGTGGGAGGTTGGTGTGAACACATATGATATATCGGTCAGgcagaattttcaaatgagaGCTGCCCTTATGTGGACGATAAGTGATTTCCCAGCTTACTCAATGCTATCAGGGTGGAGTACAGGAGGAAAATTAGCTTGTCCTCATTGCATGGGTGATTCTGATGCATTCTCATTGACGAAAGGTCGCAAGACGTCGTGGTTTGACAATCATCGAAAATTTCTTCCACCAGATCATTCATTTAGAAAGAACAAAAAGTGGTTCAGAAAAGGTGAGGTAGTACTGAAAATTGCTCCTGACATGCAATCTGGTTCAGAAATACTTGATGAAATAGAACATCTTGGGCTGAAAAAAGTGACAGATATAAATGCAGAAGAAGAAAATGTGCATATTTCTAAACTAAATTGTTGTGGATGGAAAAAAAGAAGCATTTTTTGGGATTTGCCTTATTGGAGTTCTAATTTAATAAGGCATAATTTGGATGtaatgcatattgagaaaaacttctttgataatatttttaatacggTTATGAATGTTACGGGGAAAACAAAAGATAATGCAAAATCAAGAGAAGACTTGAAAGAGTTTTGCGATCGCCCTGAGCTGCACAAAGATGAACGTACTGGAAAATACCCGAAGGCTTCTTTCACACTTGACAAAAAAGGGAAGGAAGAATTGTGTAATTGGGTTCGAGAACTCAAATTTCCGGATGGGTATGTTTCAAACATGGGTCGATGTGTTGACatgaagaaattaaaattttacgggatgaAGAGCCATGATTCTCATGTGTTTATGCAAAGACTAATTCCAATTGCATTTCGTGAATTGTTGCCAGCCAATGTATGGCAAGTCTTGACAGAATTGAGCCTTTTCTTTAAAAGTCTAACATCCACTGTCATTAGAAGGGAAGACATTATACGTTTGGAGCAAGAGATTCCAATAATATTGTGTAAGCTTGAGCGTATATTTCCTCCAAGCTTCTTCGACTCAATGGAGCATCTTCCAATTCATTTGCCGCACGAAGCGCGAATAGCTGGTCCAGTTCAATATCGATGGATGTACCCTTTTGAGAG GTATCTTCGCAGGCTGAAAAATAATGTGACTAATAAATCTCAAGTTGAAGGTTCGATTTCTAATGCATACCTGGTTGAAGAAACTGCTTCGTTTTGTGCACATTACTTCAAGCCTACTATTCATACGAGGCATAGGAGAGCGCCACGTAATGATGATGGTGGAGTTGATTTAAATGCACCTCCTGGTATGCTCTCAATTTTTAAACATCCGGGTCGATCTATGGGTCAAGCTAAATCCAGATATTTGGAGGATAAAGAATATCATGCAGCTCATACTTATATACTATTAAATTGCATTGAAGTGAAGCCATATATACA TTTATATGAAGATGAACTGCGAATATATAATCCAAATATTACCAACAATGAAGTTGAGTTGAAATTGGAAAATAATTTTGCAGATTGGTTTGAGAAATAT GCACATAGTGAGATATCAAATATTACAAACCCAATTATGCAAGACCTGGCCAAAGGTCCTTTGCATGAGGTGAAATGGTACTCTGGATACTATGTCAATGGATATAAGTTTCATACGGAAGGACATGGATCAAGAAGATTAACCACGAATAGTGGAGTATGCATTAGAGGTTCAAATAGTAGCACTAGTGAATTAGACTTTTATGGAAAATTGACTGAGATCATAGAATTGGATTATCCAGCATTGCCGATTAAAAAGGTAGTCCTATTTAAGTGTTCTTGGTTTGATCCAACTCCAAGACTGGGTATAAGAGTGCATCCGCAGCTTAAGCTTGTTGATGTTAATTGTCGTAGGGTTTTCAATAAATATGAGCCATTTATTATGGCTGTCCAAGCAGAACAAGTGCATTATCTACGATATCCTACTTCAAAACGAAATGATTGGTTAgctgtttgtaaaattaaaccAAGGTTTGTCGTAGAGGTACCAGATAGAAGCGACCTGCCAGTGTCACCAACGGTATTAGCATACCAAGAGGATTCGATTGAACATCATGAAGTGGACAGCCAAGTTGATGTCAATGAAACATTGGTTGATCCAAATGATTTTGTAACTGAAATAGACGATGTTGATGATGTGGAGAATGATGGCAACTCAGAAAAAGACTTGAACGACGACGACGATGATGATCATAATGACGAGGATGATTGTGATGACAGTGATGAATAA